The window agggggcggggagcGAAGGGTCCCAAGGCAGGCTCCGCCCCCGGCAGCGAGCGCCCTCGCCCCTGGGTCTCACCTGCAGGCGCGCCACGACCTCGCCTACTGCTTGCCCAGGGGGCCCGTCGAACCGCAGGGTGATCGCCTCCCCGCGGCCATGGTACAGGTCGAGCTGCTGCTCCGAGAAGGTCCAGGCCAGCACGTCGCGACAGGCACAGTTAAAGACTACACGAGCATCGCGCGGCGACACCAGCACCAGAGCCTCGGCAGAGATGCCCAGCAGGCAGGACACCTCGGCCTCATGGGGGCCGCCGGCCGGGGCCCCAGCTGCACCCCGGGCCCCGGGCGCCGCGCGCACTGCCCACACCAGCGCACCAGCTGCCTGCAGCTCGGCGCCTGCGCCTCGAGGGGACGCCCGCCGCCTGCCGCCTAGGGAGGGCAAGCCGAAGCGCGAAGCTGAGTCCAGCGACGTGGTGGTCACCTCGTTGGTGGCCAGGTCCTGCAGGTACTGCTGGCGCGTGCGCGTGGCCATGGTGTGGAACTGGCGTGCATGGCCCGCCGCCTGCTCGCCATTGAGCGCCTTGGCCAGCAGGAAGGCCCGGAAGTCGGCGTTGGCCGCGAAAGGGCCTCCGCCAGGGGGCAGAACCGGACCAAAGGCCGGGGTGTCCTGGGTGCGGCTCACAGCCACCCTATGGGGAGAGAGACGGGAATCAGGGGCAACAGGAAGGAGCCAGGAAACCTTGGCGGGGGCAGAACTGGGCGCCCACCTGTAGGAGGTATGCGGAGTGCAGGGCGCTTGCGCGCGCACCACCAGGAACACGTGCTGAAAGTGCGAACGGATGGTGGTGGGGCAGAAGGGCTTGCTGCCTGGCTCCTGGAACACGATGGTCACAATGTTGTTGCCGATGTGGCGCTTCCGCAGGAGCTGCGGGTTAGACGGTAAGGGGTATGAGTGGGACCTGTCTGCTCTCCAACGTCCCTCCTCATTCAGGCAGGACAGAGCCTGCCACCAGTGGCTCCACCACCTGCCCCTGGGTATTTATCTTCGAGGAGGGTTATCAGCTGGGAGGGTTGTTGGAGGTCAACAGAGCTTAGGCCAAGGCTCAAATGTTGCCACCCCCACAGCATCccgccatgttccccagaaacTCCTGaccacccccagcccagccctctcACACCTGCTGCTGGTTATTGGGGGTGTAAGGCAGCATTGTGGACACGTggaacatgatctcatggtcctGGTACATGGTGTAGAGTGAGTGCGTGCCCGTTGAATCCGCTATGGCCAGGGAGTTGggacacagagggagagaaaacaaTCTGGGTTGCTTGAACCTACCTGCCTGCCACCTGCAGCCTCTGTGCCCCCAACCAGCAGAGGGACAGCCCCTTCATGCCACCAGCCAATGTCCAGGTCGGAGGTCTTCAGCCTTGGctgttccccttcctttccccccacAGGCTCCAGCCTCCAGCCTAGCTCAGGCTGGGGGTGTTGAGATGGAATGAAGACAGAAATAAGAAATGGCCTGCTAAGAAGGAGGCAGGACAGATGTCCTAGGAGAGGACAGATGTCGGCCCAGACACCAGCATGTGTGGAGCAGCAAGAGAGTGGAAGGCAAGCAGAAGGTGCTCAATGAAAACACTTCCCAGGGGCCCCGCCAACCAGGAGGCAGGGGCACCCCCAGGGGGCTGGGCCGGTGGTATGTGTGTGATTGATGGAGAGGGCAGTGCCCCCAGACCCTCTTGGCCCCAGCTCAGGCAGTAAGGCACCAAGGCTTTGGGGACAGTCCCAACCCCGCCTCCTAGCCCCTGCCTTGGCCTTGGCAGCCCTGATCCCTATCCGCAGCCTACCCAAAGAACTCTTCACTCCTGGTCCCAATTCTAGGGCAGTATGGGACAGAGAAGTAACAAGACAGTTGGTTCTCACCAAGGTAGCCTGTCCCTCAGCATGGGTAGGTCCCCACCGCCCACCCCCCAGCCCGCTGGGCCTCACTTTTGGTGTCCAGCTGGGCCCGGTAGCTCTCAAAGCCTTTGAGCCTCACGACGTCTCCCAGCAGAGTGAGGAACTGCGTGAAGGCGGGTCCTGCCTCCTGGTTGTTGTACATCTCCTCTTCCGAGCCCTGGCCTGCCCGGCAGTACAGGATGCCCACCTTGCGCTGGAAGCTCAGCtaggggcggggcagggagggcaCAGGTAGAAGGTACAcgcctcagccccccccccagcatcCCCCCCACCTGGCCTgggggaatggatgggaccccggCCTGGAGGCTGGGCTGCCTGCTGCCTGGTCCTGAGCACTACCCTCTCTAAGCCATCTGTGTCCTCACCTGCCAAGGGGTTTGGTCCGTCCTGCTCCCAGTGCTCAGGAGGGTACAGGAGGTCACAGGCAGGACAGGACTGGGAGGAGTTGGTTCTCATGCGGCCACAGAGGAGGTGACTCATGGAAAGGGCCCTAACCATGTTGCACTTGATCCCAATAAATATTCACACTGTCATCCTCCTCGTCTCAAAGCTAGTCTATCTCTGCTCCCTCAAATCCCAGGCACCCCCACCTCAGCCTCTGGAGGCCTTGACCCCCACAACTCTGCTCACTTTGCTCCTGGCTCCTTTCCATCTGGGGTTAACTGCACAGCTCAAAGCACTCTGACCCCGTGTAAACACGCCCTGTGCCCCGCCAGCTCTGGCCTCCCTTCTTCACAGGAATTGTCTGCAGCCATAGCTCCCACTTTAATTTCATTCCTCCGACCCCTGCTCCCCACTTCCACCCCAGCTCCTAAACCCCAGCTCCTCACAATCCCTCAGGTCTTAAAATTCAGGCTCTCATTCAATAGGTCTGCGGCCAGCCCAAGCACCTGCATTTCTAACGAGCTCCAAGATGATGTGAATTCTGCTGGTCTATCTTATTTTGAGAGGCAAAGCACCAGATGACCTCTGATACCCTCTCTCTGAAAAGTCAGCTTCCCTGGACTCAGTCCTGTCCAGGAACAGGATCAGGGTAGGTGTCCGGGAGCTGGGCAGGCTAGGCTTGGACCAGGTCTATTAGTGGGGCTGGGGGCACACCGGCCGCTCACCACTTGCTCGTCCAGTGTGAGCAGCGTGCGTGGCACCTTCGGTGATGCCGAGCCCAGGCGCAGACAGGTCGGGCTCAGCCGGGGTGCCACGTGCTCTAGAAGCTTCCTTGGGGACAGACCCCGTGGGGGCCCTGGAGGCAGTGCCTCTTCTGAGATGGTGCCACGGAGGGTCCGGAGCTGAGGAGGGAATGCAGGGGCACTCAGGACAGGTAAAGGTGGCTGAGGACGAAACCCGCAGTCCCATCCCGTACCTGCGTGGTCCGCACGATGACACGATAGCTGTGCAGGGTGGACCCTCCGctgccctccttctcctcccgccGCAGGCTCACTGCTACCGGACCGAGTGCCTCGTCCAGTCCAAAGAAGTTCTGGTGTTCTGGGGGGACCCCAGGCAGGGGATGAACAGTCCTGCACCGCTGTGGTCCTACCCTCACTGGGCCACGTCCATTACTAGGTCCGGGCAAAGGCCCCATCTCGTCATGCAGACCCTACACTGAGTTCCATCCCTCTGAAGCGCCACCCACATTCTACCAAGCCCAGTACTGCTCCCAGACACCAGGTCCTATGCCCCACCTCCTCTGCATCCCGGCCCAAAGCACACCTCCTCTGATCCAGGGCCTCAGCACCTGCCTGCTTCCTCCTCGGTCCTGCCACGCCCCAGCCCACCTATCCCATATTCTCCAGGATGTCGGGATCTTTCCTTTTGGACACTGATGAGAACTAGGTTCCAGGTTGTGAGGGTCCTCAGGCCTCAGTTTTAACCTCATAGACATGTAGATAGAAAAATCTCTCTGTAACCCAGAGGAGAACGAGGATGGACCGGGAGGCAGAGGGGCGTGCCGGGCTGTGGGTGGAGGCTGGGGTTGGGCCCAGGGAAGTGGTTAACGCTGGGCCCGGCCTTGGCCCAGAGACAGAGCCTAGTCCTTCAGAAAGCAGGGACTGGACCGGGAAAGGACAGTTCATGAGTCCTACTGTGTGCACTTGAGTTGCCCGGCCCCGGTGGCCTTCCCTCACCTTTGCTGTAGAAGTACTTGCGGTAGTAGCCAGCGCCCAGGTCTGCATGCTCCAGGCTGTAGGCTGAGGTTCGGCTCTGCGGCTCCTCCAGGACTGACACGGCTGCGTTGGGCAGTGCAGGGGGCACAGGTGGGGACACTGGTCCACCCAGGCCCAGTTCACCTTCACCCCCGAACTCACTCACAAAGCCAGGTGCCTCACGCAGCAGGTCTGAGCCGGCAGTCCGGTCACTCGCCGAGGCCAGGGTCCCAGAGCTGGCCTCTGTGTGGCCCCCTGCCCCCTGAGGCTTTGGAGCCCAGTCAAAGAGCAGGCTCTGGACATCATAGTGGGCAAACCAGCGGGGCTCAGGCACTGGGGGGAAGGCAGGCTCCGGCTCCTCAGCCGGCAGCCCCAGCAGTGCCAGTGGATCAGTGAAGAGTCGGGTGGGGACTGCGGCAGAGCGGCCGGCCTCCTCGTGGCTGTGGGCTCGGGCACGCGGGCTAGCTGGTGTGGCGGGCCGGGCCTCCCCTGCATCACTGCCGCTGCGCAGGAGCGGGCCCCGGGTCGGCCTGGGCTCGAAAGTGTGAGGTGTCAGCGGAGGCCGGGCTGGCTGGCGCAGCTTTCGGGCAAAGAGGTCATCAGTGGGCGCAGGGGCCGTGCCCCGCCGAGGGCTCCCAATGCCTCCGTCCCACATGGGCGTGCAGGGGGCTTGGCTTTCCGGGGGCCCGGCCGCATTGGCGGGCACGGGGGTTGGGTGCTTGGTTCCCAGCCAGCAGGTCCGTTCCTGCCCTGCGGGAGGAGGGGGTCGCTCAGATGGGCCTGGGGAGAAAACAGGAACCCAGGCTTCCAGCCTGGTCCTCCACCACACGCGTGGGCTTCCGGCCCCCTCTGAGACCATCAAAGCCGCTTCCGCTTTCCTGGCCACTTCCTCGTCTGCCTCAGGCTAAGGTTTCCAGCCCCCTCCTCCAGCTTAGTGCTGGGTAGGGCCAGCGTCTAGGCTGTCAGAGCCCTGGCCCCGAGGATCTGGGGCCTGGGCAGCCCTGGGGCTGCCAGTGTCCTGTAGTTCCCACTCACACACTCTGGCTTTGGCCTGAGCCCTGCCTGAGGGTCCCCACCAAGGCCTCGCCCAACTGGACAGATGATTTGTCTCGGCTGGGACGGAAAACCCGTGGGGCCACTGCCCACTTGACAAAGGGAGGACGTCCTGTCCCCAGAGACCTTTCTTTCTGCCCATCCCACTTCCTCTGGGGTCCCTGAGGAGGTGAGCACCCAGAGGCCAGATCTCAACGCCCATGGCCTCATGACCTCAAAACCTCAAGGACACAAGGGTGCCCGGGGGGCACTGGCAGGGCAGCAGGAATGACAAGAGGACTTCCTTTGGCACAGGAAATGGCTTTAACTCTGggcccagccccctgcccagccccacatCCTGAGGAAGGTGGTGGGGTCACACTAGCTCAGTCATGGGACCTATGTCACCCTAGCctgaaggagaggccctggctcaCCCTGTTACAGGCTACTGTGGCCATGCCTGGGGGTAGGGGAGTGAGTCACAATGACTGGGCCCCTTTGCTGGAACTGGGACCTGTGGGGACCTCTGCCTGTCTGGCCTCACTGATGTTGATAGGGAGGTCTGAACCCAATGTGATGGTCAAACTGAGGTCCAGATAAGGGGATGCTCTTGCCTAAAGCAATTTCAtgtcagagccaggatttgaacctgggtctgtcAATCTCCAGGGCCTAAACAGCACTGCACCTgcccactcctgtccctgtgtgtATATGAGTGGGGTGGATGGGGGGTTGGGCCGAGGCTCAAGATCTCACAGGATGTAAGACTGAGACATCTGAGGCCCCAGGGACCTGCTAGGTGCGGAAATGTTTCGAGGCCAAGGGCAGGTGCAAAGAGTGGTGTGAGAACATGAAGGGAGCTACCCAAGTGAACCCAGGATGGAGTTGGCCACTAAGGGTGCAGGCACCGGCTAGTGGGTCTTTGTACATCATCCAGTAACACTCTGTGGGGCTTGgccaggaaggggtgggggctCTAAGCACCCCTCAACTAAAGCTCCAGACCCAAACAAGGGTAGGCCTCCAAAGTTCAATGTGCCTCCTCCCTTGTTTCTCCTAGAACAACCTCTGATGCTTACCCTGAGCCTCTGTTCTCTCATCTCTAGAATGGGGTTAAGTATTCCTATTCCTTCTCAACTCAGTGGGGAGATAGGAAGGTGAATTGAGTGAAGCTGGTCCTGTGTTAAGTGTGTAGAGCAGATGCAGGCCCTGGCTCCACGTGCCAACCTTTGGGCCTGGGCTGTGGTGTGagctgggggagagaggggacaTGAGAGAGGATCTGTGCAGGCAGACTCCTGCTCTGTATGGGATAAGCTGTGTGTATACGTGCACAGCCCATGGGCAGCTCTTGCTCTGGCCTAGTGCTGGGCTCTGGCCTTGCCTTGGGGAGTGTTCTTGGGCTTTGCCCCCCACCCAGCAGCTTCACACAGGGTCCATTGAGGCCGGGACATTCCTCCTGGCCTGtgtcactgggggtggggggtggccccGCCCCCACAGATCCGGAAGGCCCGGGCTGCCCCAGGAGGAGGCGCTGGACGCTTCCCAGCACATCTGGAGGTCACGACCCCATTTCTGCTGCCAGGAGGCGCGACAGATGTTTCCTCCCAGGCCTCGCTCAGGAGTGGAGGCGCTGTGCAAAGACTGGGGAGGAAGCCGCCCGGAGAGAAGGGGAGCCCCCAAACAGAGGAAGCCCTGCACACAGCCAGCTGCAGGGACAGTCGCTAGTGTCACCGAGAGGAGTAAGGGGACACCGCATCCACTCGCTCGCACACCACgcagaggacagagagggggcTGCCGGCAAGGGACTAGACGTGCCGACTCGGGACTGGTGCTGGAGCCCGGAGGGC is drawn from Saccopteryx leptura isolate mSacLep1 chromosome 1, mSacLep1_pri_phased_curated, whole genome shotgun sequence and contains these coding sequences:
- the SIPA1 gene encoding signal-induced proliferation-associated protein 1; its protein translation is MWDGGIGSPRRGTAPAPTDDLFARKLRQPARPPLTPHTFEPRPTRGPLLRSGSDAGEARPATPASPRARAHSHEEAGRSAAVPTRLFTDPLALLGLPAEEPEPAFPPVPEPRWFAHYDVQSLLFDWAPKPQGAGGHTEASSGTLASASDRTAGSDLLREAPGFVSEFGGEGELGLGGPVSPPVPPALPNAAVSVLEEPQSRTSAYSLEHADLGAGYYRKYFYSKEHQNFFGLDEALGPVAVSLRREEKEGSGGSTLHSYRVIVRTTQLRTLRGTISEEALPPGPPRGLSPRKLLEHVAPRLSPTCLRLGSASPKVPRTLLTLDEQVLSFQRKVGILYCRAGQGSEEEMYNNQEAGPAFTQFLTLLGDVVRLKGFESYRAQLDTKTDSTGTHSLYTMYQDHEIMFHVSTMLPYTPNNQQQLLRKRHIGNNIVTIVFQEPGSKPFCPTTIRSHFQHVFLVVRAQAPCTPHTSYRVAVSRTQDTPAFGPVLPPGGGPFAANADFRAFLLAKALNGEQAAGHARQFHTMATRTRQQYLQDLATNEVTTTSLDSASRFGLPSLGGRRRASPRGAGAELQAAGALVWAVRAAPGARGAAGAPAGGPHEAEVSCLLGISAEALVLVSPRDARVVFNCACRDVLAWTFSEQQLDLYHGRGEAITLRFDGPPGQAVGEVVARLQLVSRGCETRELALPREGQGRRGFEVDNEGFVTHVERFTFAEMAGLRPGARLLRVCGQTLPNLSPEAVAQLLRSAPKVCVTVLPPDESGRPRRSFSELYRLSLQEPSRRGAPEPVQDEAPEAALMPSTKQLLHMCLNDGSSPPGPRDLAEERTEFLHSQNSPSPCSSLSDEAPVLPNTTPDLLLATKAKTPAPSAGREIPPTQDRPASPSCGEDRGDPAPELRASFLPRTLSLRNSISKIMSEAGSETLEDEWQSISEIASTCNTILESLSREGQPIPESGDAKGTPKSDAEPEPGSLSEKVSHLESMLRKLQEDLQKEKADRAALEEEVRSLRNNNRLLQAESESAAARLLLASKQLGSPTSDSA